A genomic window from Salvia splendens isolate huo1 chromosome 11, SspV2, whole genome shotgun sequence includes:
- the LOC121756020 gene encoding nicotianamine aminotransferase 1-like, whose amino-acid sequence MERKLVKWGLKNEKEGGVSVTNRDLIKKISENLNKNDPRSIINLGNGDPTPFPSFKTTLVAEEALLNSLHSNSFNGYPHPYGVAAARRAVANHLSGDLPHKLSEDDVFITSGASQAIELLLTILARPGANVLLPRPVFPLYKARAELVGLEVRQFDLLPHRDWEVDLDAVEAMADDGTIAMVVINPGYPTGNLFTLEHMQKIAETAQRKGIIVIADEVYRHIVFESQEFIPMGVFGSLTPILTVGSLSKRWLIPGWRVGWIAASDPNRLLSTSGIIEFIQRYLCMTSSPATLIQGAIPEILERTPTDFFDKIVVTLRESAEKCYRLSNEIPCITCPTKPQGCMFVMIKLNVAMLEGIVDELDFCCKLAKEESVILLPGIGVGMKSWMRVTFATEPSYIDDAFGRIKAFYLRHAKKSHSNGASFTS is encoded by the exons atggagagaaaactggtGAAATGGGGtttgaagaatgagaaagagGGTGGTGTGAGTGTGACTAATAGAGATTTGATcaaaaaaataagtgaaaatcTTAACAAAAATGATCCAAGATCAATCATCAACCTTGGAAATGGAGATCCAACTCCATTTCCAAGCTTCAAAACAACCCTTGTTGCAGAAGAAGCCCTTCTCAACTCCCTTCACTCCAACTCCTTCAATGGCTACCCTCATCCTTATGGTGTTGCTGCCGCTAgaag GGCTGTTGCAAATCATTTAAGTGGAGATCTTCCGCACAAGCTGTCCGAGGATGACGTGTTCATAACCTCGGGTGCGAGCCAGGCGATCGAGCTCCTGCTCACGATCCTGGCTCGGCCCGGGGCCAACGTCCTCCTACCCCGGCCCGTGTTCCCGCTGTACAAAGCGCGTGCCGAGCTCGTGGGGCTGGAGGTCCGGCAGTTCGACCTCCTGCCCCATCGGGACTGGGAGGTCGACCTTGACGCCGTCGAAGCTATGGCGGATGATGGGACCATTGCCATGGTGGTCATCAACCCTGGCTACCCTACTGGAAATCTTTTCACATTGGAACACATGCAAAAG ATTGCTGAAACTGCGCAAAGGAAGGGGATTATTGTGATTGCAGATGAAGTTTATCGACATATTGTTTTTGAAAGTCAAGAATTTATACCAATGGGTGTTTTTGGATCCCTAACACCCATCCTGACCGTTGGATCACTCTCCAAGAGATGGCTCATCCCGGGCTGGCGCGTCGGTTGGATCGCGGCTTCCGATCCCAACCGACTCCTTAGTACATCAGGG atCATTGAATTCATTCAGAGATATCTATGTATGACATCTAGCCCTGCTACCCTAATTcag GGAGCGATTCCAGAGATCCTCGAGCGGACACCGACCGATTTCTTTGACAAAATTGTAGTCACTCTTAGAGAATCTGCAGAGAAATGCTACCGACTTAGCAATGAAATCCCATGCATAACTTGTCCCACCAAACCTCAAGGATGCATGTTTGTCATG ATAAAATTGAATGTGGCTATGTTGGAAGGGATTGTAGATGAATTGGATTTCTGTTGCAAACTTGCTAAGGAGGAATCCGTCATACTTCTCCCAG GGATTGGAGTAGGGATGAAGAGTTGGATGCGAGTAACATTTGCCACTGAGCCTTCATACATAGATGATGCATTTGGAAGAATCAAAGCTTTTTACCTGAGGCATGCAAAGAAATCACACAGTAATGGTGCTTCATTTACCTCGTAG
- the LOC121753641 gene encoding protein NUCLEAR FUSION DEFECTIVE 6, mitochondrial-like isoform X1 — translation MAIAAARSVFRSSTVRSAATRLASQAKSAPSPSPFRLPSRTPLLAHRIFRSPAELSACVESMQPFHTATASALMTSMLTVSRFGYGWLAEGLDKTR, via the exons ATGGCTATCGCCGCCGCCAGATCCGTTTTCCGGTCATCGACCGTCCGCAGCGCCGCCACGAGGCTGGCGTCCCAAGCGAAGTCCGCTCCTTCCCCTTCGCCGTTCCGCCTCCCCTCCAGAACTCCCCTGCTAGCTCATCGCATCTTCCG GTCTCCTGCTGAATTGAGTGCGTGCGTAGAGTCGATGCAGCCGTTCCACACCGCCACCGCCTCGGCGTTGATGACATCGATGCTCACCGTCTCTCGATTCGGTTACGGTTGGCTCGCTGAAG GCCTTGACAAGACTAGATGA
- the LOC121756185 gene encoding DDB1- and CUL4-associated factor 13-like, which translates to MKVKVISRSTDDFTRERSQDLQRVFRNFDPTLRTQEKAVEYVRALNAAKLDKIFARPFIGAMDGHIDAVSAMAKNPANLKWLFSGSMDGDVRLWDLATRQTVCQFPGHQGAVQGLTASTDGRVLVSCGTDSTVRLWNVPLPSHTQDDSSDNDAKPLATYVWKSAFWGVDHQENGELFATAGAQVDIWNHNRSQPINSFEWGKDTVISVRFNPGEPNVLATSGSDRSITIYDLRLSSPARKMIMMTKTNSIAWNPMEPMNFTAANEDCNCYSYDVRKMNEARCVHRDHVSAVMDIDYSPTGREFVTGSYDRTVRIFQYNGGHSREIYHTKRMQRVFCVKFSNDGSYIISGSDDTNLRLWKAKASEQLGVLLPRERKNHEYLEAVKNRYKHLPEVKRIVRHRHLPKPIYKAASLRRIMTDAQRKKDERRRAHSAPGSIVNKPLRKRRIIKEVE; encoded by the exons ATGAAGGTGAAAGTGATTTCTCGCTCTACAGATGATTTCACCCGAGAACGAAGTCAGGATCTTCAG AGGGTGTTCCGCAACTTCGATCCTACCCTTCGGACACAGGAGAAAGCCGTCGAGTATGTTCGTGCTCTTAATGCAGCTAAATTAGATAAG ATATTTGCGCGGCCTTTCATTGGGGCCATGGATGGGCACATTGATGCGGTCTCGGCAATGGCTAAGAATCCAGCTAATTTGAAGTGGCTTTTCTCGGGTTCTATGGATGGAG ATGTTCGTCTTTGGGATTTGGCTACTAG GCAGACAGTATGCCAGTTCCCTGGTCACCAAGGTGCAGTTCAGGGTCTGACGGCATCAACGGATGGTCGTGTTCTTGTGTCATGTGGGACTGATTCCAC TGTCAGGCTCTGGAATGTTCCTCTTCCTTCTCACACCCAAGATGACTCATCGGATAACGATGCTAAG CCACTAGCAACCTATGTCTGGAAAAGTGCCTTCTG GGGTGTTGATCACCAAGAGAATGGGGAGCTTTTTGCCACAGCTGGAGCTCAAGTAGACATATGGAACCACAACAG GTCTCAGCCAATCAACAGTTTTGAATGGGGCAAAGATACAGTTATCTCTGTGCGGTTTAATCCAGGAGAACCAAATGTATTAGCAACATCAGGAAG TGACCGAAGCATTACTATATATGATTTACGGTTGTCATCTCCTGCAAGAAAGATGATCATGATG ACAAAAACTAATTCTATAGCATGGAACCCAATGGAGCCTATGAACTTTACAGCT GCAAATGAAGATTGCAATTGCTACAGTTATGATGTCCGGAAAATGAATGAGGCAAGATGTGTACACAGAGATCATGTTTCTGCAGT AATGGATATTGATTATTCACCAACTGGCCGTGAGTTTGTTACTGGATCTTATGATAGAACT GTCAGAATATTCCAATATAATGGTGGTCACAGCCGAGAAATATATCACACTAAGAGAATGCAAAG GGTCTTTTGTGTTAAGTTCAGCAATGATGGAAGTTACATTATCTCTGGTAGTGATGACACAAACCTTCGACTTTGGAAGGCCAAAGCATCTGAGCAGCTGGGAGTT CTTTTACCGAGAGAGCGTAAAAACCACGAATATCTGGAGGCTGTTAAGAATCGCTACAAGCATCTTCCTGAGGTCAAGCGCATAGTCAG GCACAGACACTTGCCCAAGCCAATCTACAAAGCAGCTTCTCTGCGTCGCATCATGACTGATGCTCAAAGAAAGAAGGATGAAAGGAGGCGAGCTCACAGTGCCCCGGGCAGCATCGTGAACAAGCCATTACGTAAAAGAAGAATCATCAAAGAAGTAGAATGA
- the LOC121756428 gene encoding nicotianamine aminotransferase 1-like: MENEGSAAAGKWRFAGNERLTLAGAVTVRGVLDTIKGNLNGNDARPVIPLGHGDPSDFPSFRTSSFAEDAVRAAVSSAKFNGYSSTIGIPAARSAVAEHLSKDLPYKLSPDDVFLTIGCTQALEAIVTVLARPGANLLLPSPGFPYYEARAGFSGLEVRHFDLIPEQDWEVDLASVEALADENTVAMVIINPGNPCGNVFKYEHLKKVVETARKLGILVISDEVYDHLTFGSNPFVPMGIFASITPIITVGSISKRWIVPGWRLGWIVTNDPDGILTKQGIVDSIKGFLNISSDPATFMQGAVPQILENTPPDFFQKIVSTLKETADICYERSKEIPCITCPSKPEGSMFVMMKLNLSLLEGINDDLDFCCKLAKEESVIVLPGFAVGRRNWLRVTFAIEPSSLDDGFLRIKAFCQRHAKKP; encoded by the exons ATGGAGAACGAAGGCTCAGCGGCGGCGGGAAAATGGCGATTCGCGGGGAACGAGCGGCTCACTCTTGCCGGAGCTGTGACCGTTAGAGGCGTGCTCGACACTATCAAGGGAAATCTCAACGGAAACGACGCCAGGCCTGTTATTCCGCTCGGCCACGGCGATCCATCCGACTTCCCCTCCTTCCGCACCTCCTCTTTCGCGGAGgacgccgtccgcgccgctgttAGCTCCGCTAAGTTCAACGGCTACTCCTCCACCATCGGTATCCCCGCCGCTCGGAG CGCTGTAGCAGAGCACCTTTCTAAAGACCTTCCTTACAAGTTATCACCTGATGATGTTTTCCTGACCATTGGATGCACTCAAGCATTAGAAGCAATTGTAACTGTCCTTGCTCGTCCCGGTGCTAATCTTCTGCTTCCAAGTCCCGGATTTCCATACTACGAAGCCAGGGCTGGCTTCTCTGGTCTTGAAGTCCGCCACTTTGATCTTATCCCCGAACAAGATTGGGAAGTGGATTTGGCTTCGGTTGAAGCTCTTGCTGATGAAAATACAGTGGCAATGGTTATTATAAATCCTGGCAATCCCTGTGGAAATGTTTTCAAGTATGAACACTTGAAAAAG GTCGTGGAGACAGCTAGAAAGCTTGGAATCTTAGTGATTTCGGATGAAGTGTATGACCATCTTACTTTTGGTAGCAACCCTTTTGTCCCAATGGGAATCTTTGCATCAATTACCCCAATCATCACTGTTGGATCGATATCTAAGAGATGGATTGTCCCTGGTTGGAGACTTGGCTGGATTGTCACAAACGACCCCGATGGCATCCTTACTAAGCAAGGG ATTGTTGACAGCATCAAAGGTTTCCTGAATATTTCCTCTGATCCAGCGACCTTTATGCAG GGGGCAGTTCCACAGATCCTTGAGAACACCCCGCCCGACTTCTTTCAGAAAATTGTTAGTACGCTGAAAGAAACTGCAGACATATGCTATGAACGCAGCAAAGAAATTCCCTGCATAACTTGCCCGAGCAAACCTGAAGGATCCATGTTTGTTATG ATGAAGCTCAATCTGTCTCTCCTCGAAGGCATCAACGATGACTTGGACTTCTGCTGCAAGCTCGCGAAAGAGGAATCCGTGATAGTCCTCCCAG GTTTTGCTGTAGGGCGCAGGAACTGGTTGCGCGTTACATTCGCCATTGAACCATCATCTCTCGATGATGGCTTTCTCAGAATCAAAGCTTTCTGTCAAAGGCACGCCAAGAAACCATGA
- the LOC121753641 gene encoding protein NUCLEAR FUSION DEFECTIVE 6, mitochondrial-like isoform X2 has protein sequence MAIAAARSVFRSSTVRSAATRLASQAKSAPSPSPFRLPSRTPLLAHRIFRSPAELSACVESMQPFHTATASALMTSMLTVSRFGYGWLAEDCNNDL, from the exons ATGGCTATCGCCGCCGCCAGATCCGTTTTCCGGTCATCGACCGTCCGCAGCGCCGCCACGAGGCTGGCGTCCCAAGCGAAGTCCGCTCCTTCCCCTTCGCCGTTCCGCCTCCCCTCCAGAACTCCCCTGCTAGCTCATCGCATCTTCCG GTCTCCTGCTGAATTGAGTGCGTGCGTAGAGTCGATGCAGCCGTTCCACACCGCCACCGCCTCGGCGTTGATGACATCGATGCTCACCGTCTCTCGATTCGGTTACGGTTGGCTCGCTGAAG ATTGCAATAATGATCTGTGA
- the LOC121755840 gene encoding 26S proteasome non-ATPase regulatory subunit 2 homolog A-like, producing the protein MAPAEPNSGGATKDQPPVKAPAKDLKKKDEKKDEDLSEEDLALKQQLELYVERAQDADPGLQKVALESMREEIRTATSSMTSVPKPLKFLRPHYATLQAHYEKMSDSDLKKLLADILSVLALTMSPEGERESLKYRLLGSDGDIGSWGHEYVRNLAGEISQEYSKRQSEEAPIDDLMDLVVQIVAFHMKHNAEPEAVDLLMEVEDLDLLVEHVDSTNFKRTCLYLTSSAKYLPGPDDMLVLDIAHSIYMKFEEYPRALQIALYLDNFQYVSELFQRCEDPLKRQQFCFILARHGVSFELTESIIADDEEREALQNLINNTKLNEGYLTLARDIEVMEPKSPEDIYKAHLIEGRGSGGGTVDSARQNLAATFVNAFVNAGFGQDKLMTVPAEASSGGSSSSWLFKNKEHGKASAAASLGMIMLWDIDSGLAQLDKYFHASDTHVVSGALLGVGIVNCNVQSDCDPALALLAEYVEKEDASIKIGAIMGLGLAHAGSQNEQVRSILMPLLLDGRSSVDVIAFAAIALGLVYVGSCNEDVAQNIVLALMERSEAELGDPLARFLPLGLGLLFLGKQESVEATAEVSKTFNEKIRKHCDMTLLSCAYAGTGNVLKVQHFLGQCAQHLEKGESYQGPAVLGIAMVAMAEELGLEMAIRSLEHLLQYGEQNIRRAVPLALGLLCISNPKVNVMDTLSRLSHDTDSEVAMSAMISLGLIGAGTNNARIAGMLRNLSSYYYKDASLLFCVRIAQGLVHLGKGLLTLSPYHSERFLMSPTALAGLVVMLHACLDMKALILGKYHYVLYFLVLAMQPRMLLTVDENLKPLSVPVRVGQAVDVVGQAGRPKTITGFQTHSTPVLLAAGDRAELATEKYIPLSPILEGFVILKQNPDYKEES; encoded by the exons ATGGCGCCTGCGGAACCCAACAGCGGCGGAGCCACCAAAGACCAGCCTCCGGTCAAGGCGCCGGCGAAGGACCTCAAGAAAAAGGATGAGAAGAAGGATGAAGATCTC TCGGAGGAGGACTTGGCATTGAAGCAGCAATTGGAGCTGTATGTGGAGAGAGCACAAGACGCAGATCCTGGATTGCAGAAAGTTGCGCTTGAGAGCATGCG GGAAGAAATTCGCACGGCAACCAGTTCTATGACTTCAGTGCCCAAGCCACTGAAGTTCTTACGTCCTCATTATGCAACCCTACAGGCACACTATGAGAAAATGTCAGATTCAGATTTGAAG AAACTGCTTGCGGATATACTCTCTGTTTTGGCCTTGACAATGTCCCCTGAAGGAGAAAGA GAGAGCTTGAAGTACAGATTACTTGGTTCTgatggtgatattggttcttgGGGACATGAGTATGTCAG GAACTTAGCTGGGGAAATTTCTCAAGAGTATTCAAAACGGCAG AGTGAAGAAGCTCCaatagatgatctaatggaccTGGTGGTGCAAATTGTTGCCTTCCATATGAAG CATAATGCTGAGCCTGAGGCAGTCGATCTTCTTATGGAG GTGGAGGACCTTGATCTGCTTGTGGAACATGTTGATAGTACAAACTTTAAGAGGACATGCCTGTATCTTACTAGTTCAGCAAA ATACCTTCCTGGACCGGATGACATGTTAGTTTTGGATATTGCTCATTCTATCTATATGAAATTTGAGGAGTATCCAAGAGCACTACAGATTGCATTGTATCTTGATAACTTCCAG TACGTGAGCGAACTTTTTCAGCGTTGTGAAGATCCTCTCAAAAGGCAGCAGTTTTGCTTCATCCTGGCACGCCAT GGCGTTTCATTTGAACTTACCGAGAGCATTATTGCAGACGATGAAGAAAGGGAAGCTTTGCAAAATCTCATCAACAATACGAAGTTGAATGAAGGCTATCTAACACTTGCTCGTGATATTGAAGTCATGGAGCCGAAATCTCCTGAGGACATATACAAG GCACATCTAATTGAAGGCCGTGGTAGTGGTGGGGGAACTGTTGATTCTGCCAGACAGAATTTGGCAGCAACCTTTGTTAATGCATTTGTAAATGCTGGTTTTGGCCAG GACAAGTTGATGACAGTTCCAGCTGAAGCATCTAGCGGTGGTTCCTCCTCAAGCTGGCTCTTCAAAAATAAGGAACATGGAAAGGCCAGTGCTGCAGCAAGTCTG GGCATGATTATGCTTTGGGATATTGATTCTGGACTTGCACAACTGGACAAGTATTTCCACGCTAGTGACACTCATGTCGTATCTGGCGCATTACTCGGAGTTGGGATTGTAAACTGTAACGTACAGAGTGATTGTGATCCT GCATTGGCTCTATTGGCGGAGTATGTGGAAAAAGAAGATGCTTCGATTAAAATAGGTGCAATAATGGGTCTAGGTCTTGCACATGCAGGTTCTCAAAATGAGCAA GTACGTAGCATATTAATGCCCCTCCTCCTAGATGGAAGATCATCTGTTGATGTGATTGCATTTGCTGCTATTGCATTGGGCCTAGTATATGTGGGTTCATGTAATGAAGATGTTGCCCAGAACATTGTACTTGCTTTGATGGAACGAAGTGAGGCAGAATTAGGGGATCCCTTAGCTCGTTTCTTGCCTTTGGGCCTTGGTCTGCTTTTCTTAGGGAAGCAG GAAAGCGTTGAGGCTACAGCTGAGGTTTCAAAGACATTTAATGAAAAAATTCGGAAACATTGCGACATGACCCTGCTATCTTGCGCATATGCAGGAACTGGAAATGTTCTAAAG GTGCAACACTTCCTTGGTCAGTGTGCACAACATCTTGAGAAGGGCGAATCCTACCAGGGACCAGCTGTTCTCGGAATAGCTATGGTAGCAATGGCTGAGGAACTCGGGCTTGAGATGGCCATTCGTTCATTGGAGCATCTTTTGCAATATGGAGAGCAGAATATTAGAAGGGCTGTCCCGTTGGCTCTTGGTCTCCTTTGTATATCCAATCCTAAG GTCAATGTCATGGACACATTAAGCAGGCTCAGTCATGATACAGACTCAGAAGTTGCGATG TCTGCCATGATTTCTCTGGGTTTGATTGGTGCTGGAACTAACAACGCCAGAATCGCTGGAATGCTTCGCAATCTGTCAAGCTATTATTATAAAGATGCTAGCCTTCTTTTTTGT GTACGCATTGCTCAAGGTCTTGTTCATCTTGGCAAAGGGTTGTTGACTCTGTCTCCTTATCATTCAGAACGTTTCCTGATGTCACC GACTGCACTCGCTGGCCTTGTGGTTATGCTGCATGCATGTCTTGATATGAAGGCTCTCATCTTGGGGAAATATCATTACGTTCTATACTTCCTCGTCTTGGCCATGCAG CCAAGAATGCTGCTGACTGTGGATGAGAACTTGAAACCACTTTCTGTACCCGTCCGTGTTGGCCAAGCTGTTGATGTCGTTGGCCAAGCAGGTCGTCCCAAGACCATAACAGGTTTCCAGACCCACTCAACTCCTGTTCTTCTGGCCGCTGGTGACAGAGCAGAGCTTGCAACTGAGAA GTATATTCCCCTCTCTCCCATTCTCGAGGGATTTGTCATCTTGAAACAGAACCCAGACTATAAGGAAGAGAGTTGA